Below is a window of Bacillus sp. SM2101 DNA.
TGGTTAATCCGGGAACACAAAACAATAAAGTGAGAATCTATCTATTATTGGAAGCATTTAAAGGGGATAAGCAAGATTTAGATGATACCGAAGAGATAAAAGTTCGATTAGTAGATTTCGATAGTTTTGGGAATCAAATATTATCAAATAACATAAACACGCAGATGTTTACAGTCACTTCATATTTTTTGGCACAACAATTTCTTGTAGAAAAACAGAATACAAAATAATGGTCAGTTATGAAAAATATAACTTATTTAAAATAGCGTTTTGTAGTAAAAAGGGCATGTAGATAAAAAAAAGAAACTCCCTAAAACCATCATTTAAAAGATGCGTTAATTTTATAAAATCATCGAAGGAACTATATTAATAGGTAAGTTGTTAGTGAAGTATAGGCATTCACGGAGTGTATGTTTTTCCTATGAATAGTTGTTTTGTATTCATAAAAAGCTAATTTATTTCAGTAGAAATTGTAAGAATGTTTACCAAAAAGGGTCTGCAAAAGTAAGAATAGCGGGAGGTAGTTACTGTGTTAATTAAGCCCAAAAAATTACAAGCGGGAGATCGTGTTGCTACAGTAAGTCCTTCTTGGGGAGGAGCAGGCGACCCTGACCTTAGATGGCGTTATGAACAGGGCGTAAAGAGGTTAGAAGAGGTTTTTGGTCTTGTGGTTGTACCGATGCCATATAGCTTAAAAGGATCAGAGTATACTTATCATAATCCAGAAGCTCGTGCTATGGACCTAATGATGGCTTTTAAAGATAAAAGTATAAGAGGGATTTTTGCAAATATTGGTGGAGAAGATAGTATTCGCTTACTGCCATATATCGATTTTGATGTTATACGAGAAAATTCAAAGGTTTTTATAGGATATTCAGATGTGACTGTTTCTCACTTTTTTTGTTATAAAGCGGGTATTACGTCATTTTACGGTCCAGCAATTTTAACTGATTTTGCTGAAAACGTTGAAATGAACCCATATACAATTGAAATGGTAAACAGAACGCTATTTTCAAATGAGATTATTGGTGAAATTCAACCCGCCAATGAATGGACGAGTGAGCGTTTAGAATGGAC
It encodes the following:
- a CDS encoding S66 peptidase family protein; translation: MLIKPKKLQAGDRVATVSPSWGGAGDPDLRWRYEQGVKRLEEVFGLVVVPMPYSLKGSEYTYHNPEARAMDLMMAFKDKSIRGIFANIGGEDSIRLLPYIDFDVIRENSKVFIGYSDVTVSHFFCYKAGITSFYGPAILTDFAENVEMNPYTIEMVNRTLFSNEIIGEIQPANEWTSERLEWTISNKYQRRSMKQNNGYEILQGSDIRQGHLIGGCMEVLEFVKGTSLWPKMKYWENSILFFETSEEHPEPNYIKYWLRNYAAQGILQKTRGIIFGKPKDEKYYEEYKHEILKVMKEYHLEDLPILYNLSFGHTEPKFILPYGVLAEIDCKQGKFSILESGVE